In the genome of Moorena sp. SIOASIH, the window TAATTTGTTAACTCTGCCGCTTCCCTCTCAATTTGCCGTTTCAGAGCATAGGTTTCTATGGGCTTAAAGTAGCTATATTCTCCATACTGAGTGGCTTGGGGATAATCTGGGTCAGTTTGAACGCTGCCATCAGGTTGATAACCAACTTTACCATCTAGGGTTCCCTGTTTAGTATAGCGGGGGTTGATGGGGAACGAGATAATGTTCCAATCTTTGGGAATATCAGGGTTGGGCTGAAAACGATAGGAAATCAGAGCGTTATTGTGAGCTAAACGTAACGCAAAAACGTCAGCTGTTTCTGATTGTACCAGGGCAAATCCCTGATTATTAGGAACATACCGTTGGCCTAAGCGGGGATTGAGCAGATTATTTTTATCTTCCCAATAACCTACGGCAGTTGCCCGCATATTTCTGGTCACTGTTCGCCCACTAGTGATTCTGCTTTCATCAGTCCAACCGCCGGAGGATTGAAACTTGCCACTACCTGAGACCTTTAATTGTACTTTGGCTTTGAAGGAAACACCAAAACCAAGGGGAGCAAGTAGAGTCCGTAGGTCTAACTCTACACCTGTAGACATTGCTGCTTCAAAGGAAGAGTCAAAACCATTTTCTTTGGAACTAGAGAAGTTATAATTTACATCTTCTGCTTCAATTAATTCTACTGTGCTAGCTTGTTTGTAAGTGTCAGTGTCTCCAAGCGATACGGGGCCGACGGTCATGTTTTCACTTGGTATAGGTGGTGCGCCTTCGATGTAACCAATAATTTGAGGGTCGAACTGTACCTGAGAGACCCATTCAGTAATCAAATTACCGACTTTGTAACCAGTAATTAACCGCCATTTACCATCTTTAATGTAAGTGTAGCAGCGTTTGAAGACTCCAGTTAGATTCTGCTGGCTGTCATATTGCATATCCCCGTACTCGGTGACAGCAGGACTACTGTCTATCTGGGCATTGAATACAGTTTGAATTGCTGCTAAGGCTGAACGCACTTGAGGAATATCGTTGCTGATCGGAGCATCAGAAAAAACAGATGTCGGTTTGCCTGCTTGTGCTCGCAGGATCAGATGATTTCCCATCAAACTGCTGTCTTTCAACTCATTATCAAAAATTTCATCAAAGGTGTAATTAGCGATTAGGTCTTGCTTTTCTCCTTTGAGGCGGGTAAATACATTGTCGAGAATTTGCTCTTGGGTGCGTACGACTTTCCAAACTCGTACTTCTTCCATAATGCCATTGAAGCATTGATCGTAATTTGAAGGACCACCACCAGCTTTGTGAGCGCCAAGGGTGAATTGAGAACTCATCGGGAACACCATTGAATCATTAGATGCTACTGATTCTGTTCCTAGGACAACACCATTACTATAAAGGAGAAACTCGGAAGCTTCTACATCTGGATTTTTACACCAAGTCGCACCTTTAATTTGAGCGTGGTTGCCTCCTTTGAAATCATTGGCTAGATTTCCTTCGTTTTCTTCCAACTGCCACCAGGCAACTAAACCTTCTTCCTGCCCGGTAAGATTTCGGTGAATTTCACCTTTTTCTAGTGCCCGACTCCAAAGCTTTACTTCGGCAATTTTACCCTGAAAATAACTGTTACCTATTCTGCCAATTTCTAAGGGCTGACTATTACCTTCAGGACTAACAGGGGGTTCAATCACTCGACTGCATACCAGCAAACCATCAATATACATTTTCAGTTCTAGCCACTGAGCAGTTCCTTGACCAGTGATGAATGTCGGTTGCTCGGAGGTAGTTGCAGTATCCTGGTCTCTCAACCCTTGCTTGAGCTTTTTACCTCGTTTTTTGGAGGCAACGTAGTCAGCTTTCATTGCCTTGTCAATTTTTTGATTTTCACTAGAGGTAAAATCACCAGTCTTGGCATCAATATCTGCTACATCTCCAGTGCCCCAAGCATCGGGGTCTGCTCCACTGTCAGTAGTTTGAGTAACTTTTTGACGAGTAACAGCGATTTTGTGAACTGTATTGGTCTGAATTTGGTTTGCAGGAGACTCTAATTTATGAATCCTGCCTTGACTGTCTTCAAAGGAGAAAGTCAGTTGACCTGCTTCTACTTGCAAAGCATAGGGTACACTTTCTTTTTCTAACCCATAACCCATCTGACCTTTACTGAGAATACTGCGTAAGTTGCTGTCACTCACCTGTACTACTGTTTCTATGGTCAAGTCCTCACACAGATTGAGTGCCCGGTTTTTGCCGCAGTCGAGATAGTCGTTACCATCGAAATTCAGGGCATAAGACTGGTTATAACTGACAGCCAAATGATTCCAGTTATCAAGGGGGAAGACATCCTTAGTTTTGAGGTAGCTATCTCCTACTCCGGCAAAGACTTTGTAGCCTTCCTGGAGGGGAGAAGAGACATTAGTAGGACTGCCATGTATCGTTCCATCATTGCCATTGCCACTATAGTCTTGGGCTGTTCCACCTTCAAAGTGCCAGTAACCTACTAAACCGGGTTCGTTACCAGTGAGTCTTCGATCTTTATTAGCTTGGATTTGTTCTTCGCTGCGGGCATAGTCCCAGATGCGGACATCGTCAATTTGACCTTTAAAGTAGTTATTTCTAGTTTGGCTCCTACCAATATTCAATGGTTGGTTCGGAGTTCCAATCGGACCTGTAAATGTTCTTGTCGAAGGCTGTCGGTTACCGTCAATGTAAACAATTATTGTATTTGAGGTGTTATCCCAAGTATATGCAATGTGATGCCACTCATCATAACTAGGACTATTGTTGTCGAGTGTAACTTTTTCACCAGATCTTTGCAGCTCAACACGTATCTTGCCTTGATACCAGAATAGGTTGTATCCATAATCACTCCAACCACCTCCTGTATAGAGGATCAAACCATCCTGATTGCTAATTTTGTTTACCCATGCCTCTACGGTAATGGCTTCAGTAATTTGGATTTGGGTACCGCAGTCTACATAATCATTGGAGCCATCAAACTCTAGTGCTGAGGAGCCTTGCTCTAGTAACCCCAGAGTATATTGACTATTTTTTGATCTGTCATTATAAACTATTATTCGAGCTGCAGTGCTGACTACTTTGGGTTTAACCCATGCCTCCAGAGTTAGGTTAGCAGTAGCATCCATCTGAGGTATTTCATCCTCACCTATAGCTAGATATTGACTTTGTCCATCAAAGTCTAAAGCCAAGCCAGGAGCATCAGCTACCCAACGACAAGAAGGAGCATCCCCTAAACTTGTGACTGTGCCATTAGGAATTGTGCCTGCGGTTGCCTCCGAATAGACCAGAAATTGTCGGGAACTCTTTTCTTGTTGTAGATTTTCTTGTTGTAGATCACTATTGTTTATTAAGGCTGGAGGAGATGACACATTTTGAGGATTACCATATATAGTTCCATCATGGCCATTGCCACTATAGTCCCTGGCTGTACCTTCTTCAAAATGCCAGTACCCTAATAATCCAGATTCTTTACCGCTAAGTCGGCGGTTCATATCAGCTTTGATTTCTTCTAGGGTGCGATCGCGATTCCAGATACGGACTTCATCAAGTTCACCATTGAAATATCTGGCACTGTTGCTTTTGCTTAGCCTGCCAATGACAACTTCTAGGGAGTCGGTAAAGTCGCTTGGAGCAGATTCTTGTACTTGTAGAGAACCGTCTACATACAGTGACATATTGGTGCTGCTCTTAACCGCTGCCAGATGATGCCACTGACCATCAGTGTAAGTATTTGTAGTGAAAAGGCTAGTTCCGCCACTGCCTCCTATTGGCTGGCGATGCAAGTAGCGCAAGGTTCCCTGAGGACGGACTTCAAGCAAAATACCGTGATTGTAATAAGTAGCAGCAAAAATGTCTAGTGTAGAGGAGACAGAGGTCTTGAACCAGGCTTCAACAGTGTAATTGTTGCGGGCAAAATCAATTACTCTACAATCTATATAATCACCTGAGCCATCAAAACTCAGTGCTGAGAGAGTTACAGAAGTATTGGCAGATGCATCAGGAGTATTGACAGCATAATCGGAAGCGTAATCGTATAAAACCAAATAAACTGGAGTCTCTTCTTCTACATCTAGAGATACACTGTTGACAGGAATACTGCTGGAGTTGACTGAAACTTCTGCACTTGTGGTAACTGTGGTATCACCAATTTTCAACACCGCACCTGCTGCTAGCTGGCGGTTGGTTGTTTCTACTAGAGTAAGTTCACTGACTGTACCGGATGTTGCTGCGACTTGTGCTAAATAGAGAGGCTTTGCCTGTCCATTGAGAACTTTGCTAAACATCCGGGGGTCTCGCGGCACATTTTCCCAGGTTTCGGTAATCCCTGTTTCCGAGTTAGCAATAGTAACTTCACAGGTATCATCACTATTGCCATCACTAATAGTAATGGTAGCAGCGTTTGACTCAGCACCAGTTGAACGAGCGAGAAAGCGAACTTTGCCTCCATCTGTATCAATAACTTTTTGAGCTCGGGCTGTTTTAGTATCGTAGTAAGCAGTAAAGAACTGGGTGTTGGTTCCTTGGAAATAAAGAGCTAGTTTACCCATAGCACTGTCAAATAGCTGGGGGGTATCACCAGTATGGGCAAAGCCTAGTAATGCCCCGGAAGCAGTCAAGCCATCAGAGTCGGTATGTAACAGAGCCATGGGCAATGATACTTGACCGTATAATGTTTCTTTTTTGCGCTCAAGTTGTTCTTGTTTGGTACTCAGGCTAGCTTGTTTTTGACTTAGCTCTGCCGTTTTACTATCGAACTCAGCCTTTTGAGCTGTTAAGGCAACCTTTTGATTTTCTAATACACTAATTACTGTCTTTAATCTCTCAATTCCGTCCTCGAATCTTTGCCTTGATAAAGATATAGATACCGTGACTGGATATGAGCTATGATTAATGAGTTGATAGTCAAATAGGGATAGTAATGAAGGAGAAGAAGAAGAAAAGGATACAGACTCTGCTTCAGTTTCTAATAATGGTTGTAATTCTTGTAATTGATTTTCAAATTCCTCCTTATCTTCAGAGATTATTTGCAACCTCTCAGGTATTATTCGTAATTCTTCAATCTCTGCATTAAGTGTTTGAATCTCTCGTTTCAGTTGGCTAACTTCCGCTTCTAAACTCCCAACTGCAGCAAAAGAGGTCTCGATAGAATCACCATCAAGATCCGTTCGATTGAGCCAACTCAAAGAGAGATTATCTGGTACCTGTGTTAGCTTCCCTTCACGAGAAACAGCAAAATCTAATCCAGCAATGTACTTGTTAGTGGTTGTCGCTCCATTGGCATCGGTTCCACCTGTAGCCACTGCCAACATCACCCGGGCATTAGTTTTCATCGGCTTGCTTTCTTGCTCATTACCGATTTGAGCATCTTCTTGTTGGAAATACTGCACCGCTGTTAATCCTGATTCAATGGTGCGCCCAGTAAATGAAAAACTATCCCGACTCACCCCTGGATGATTGCCAATGAGGGCATCTGACTTTTGCCAAGTTGCACCAGAAATCGTACCGTTGTTAGCCGAATCAGTTTGGTCATAAACTGTAGTACCAGTATTTTCATCAAAGCGCCAGTAACCAACTAATCCTGGTTCCCTTCCTACCAAGCGATGATGCCTATCCTCGTTAATTTCATAACCACTACGGGCGCGATTCCAAATCCGGACTTCATCTATACAACCGTTAAAATTATCGGCATACCCTTTGGCTAGAAAAACATTTTCATTACCTGCTGTAGCTGCACTATGAGTAATAATCTCCTCACCTGCAAAAGCACCGTCAATGTACCAGGTTAGTGTCCTGCTCTCGAAATTCCTGACAATCGCAATATGAGACCATTCATCCCGCAGCAGTCCAAAACTACTTAAAATTCCCTGAAAAGTATCATGATTGATATTGGCCTCACTAGGATTATTACCACCAGTACCGTAGTAATAGGAAAGTTTGCCGTCTACTTCTAGGGTAATTGCTCCCTCACCGTTATAGGCTTTACAGAAAAGACTTTGCCTGTTGGCCAAAGACAAGGGTTTGACCCACATTTCGATGGTCTGACTGCCTGTAATCTGTAATTCCGAGGGATTCCCTAAATCCACATAATCATCAGTACCATCAAAACTAAGTGCTGATTCTGCTGCACCCTGGGCACTAAGAATTGGCACTAACTCCTCATTCGTAAAGGAGTCTACTCCACTACGACGTTGGAAAACGGCATTCTGATATTCTGGGTTAGGGCTAGTGTAATAGATAGTGCCTTTAGTATTAAACAAGCCATCACCAGCCCGCTCAATATTAAAGGAGTCAATCTTGCTAGTAGCACTGTTATAAGCAAAGACTTGCCAGCGCTGAATATTAGCTATCTGGGTCGGCAACAACAGAACTTGGAAACGTCCTCCCTGAAGCTGGCGCACGAAATCTAGTTCTTGGGTAGGCTCATAGAAAGGTTTGCTTTCGATATCTTTAGCCCCTAGACTATCCTTGGCATTAGCTGGTTGGGTTTTGTTGCGGCTGCGTTTATAACGCACTTCCATCTTGGGCTGTAATTGAGCACCTGCAAGGACAAAGCGGTCTAATAACAGAGTATTGTTGACTAGGGGGACTTTATTGCCTCCAGAAAGAACAAATTCGGAGTTATCTCTGGTGCTATCCCCAGATGAGCCACCACCTTCGAGTCTGGTGAGTTTATAGACTATATTTGGGTCACTACTAGCAATAGACTGACGAAAGACATAGATATACTGATCGTCAGAAAGTACCTGGAAAGGCGCATCTGCTGTTAGTCTTGCTGTGGTTGAGAGGAAGTCGTCAATTTCGTCAAGGTTTAATTTTTCTGGCTTGTCTTCAGTTCGTGTTCCTTTCTTGACTGTGGGCATTCTGGTAGCCCCCACCAAGCCATAACCCACCTGGGCAATTTCGTTGGAGAAATACAGGGGGCTGGGATTTTTAGACCAGTATTCTACATCTATTGGTCCTTTGTTTTCATCACTGTCGCTGAGGTCGAGGACTGTGTAATAGATACGTCGCTCATCGTCCATGGCAAAGGCAATCACTGTGCCTTTGTGTCGCACCAGGGTGGGATGTTTGTAGGTTTTGTCCTCATAGGATTTGAGGAAATTATCAAAGATGAAATTATCAAAAACACTTTGGTTGTTCATAACTATTATTTCCTTCGTGTGTAGTGTGCGATCGTGAACGGAACCAACGGTTCACGGTTGCAATTGATACCAGCCTGTAGGGTGGGCAAAAACCGTTTGGTTCAAATGAGTATTAATGATTAGATTACTTTGCCCACCCTACTTTAAACAGATTAGAGGGTGGCCATAAAAGCTCAAAACCCCACCAAATAAGTGACAAATTTTTTTTAATTAGTCTTTGATCAGCGGACAAAAGATTACATATCCCCATGGTTGAGCATGAGGGCAACTTTTCCAACCATACTGACCCTTTTTGGCTGTTTGTCAAGTTAAAATTGGCAATTAGGCAATTAACCCAATTAACAATTAACAATTAACAATTAACCAAATGCGCTCAATCCTAAGCTCAGCATTTGTAAGCCCTGGGTAATTGGGAGCGATGCATCCAGATTGACCGGCTTCGCTGCTACTGCTGTCTCAATGGCTTTGGACTGAATGGGTTTGGAAAAGAAGATGTTTGGAAAAGAATATTTTTGGAAAAGCCTTATCGATTGGCCACTATTTTCCAGTGGCAAGGCAGATATCTGGGTAGGATTCCGCCCCCCATGCCCCCCAATTTTGGGGGGAACAAAACTCTCTAAAGTCCCCCAAGGTTGGGGAATTTAGGGGGCTTTCTCAAAACCAGACGATTGGCAAGGCAGATATCTGGGTAGGATTCCGCCCCCCATGCCCCCCAATTTTGGGGGGAACAAAACTCTCTAAAGTCCCCCAAGGTTGGGGGATTTAGGGGGCTTTCCCAAAACCCGACGATTGGCAAGGCAGATATCTGGGTAGGATTCCGCCCCCCATGCCCCCCAATTTTGGGGGGAACAAAACTCTCTAAAGTCCCCCAAGGTTGGGGGATTTAGGGGGCTTTCCCAAAACCCGACGATTGGCAAGGCAGATATCTGGGTAGGATTCCGCCCCCCATGCCCCCCAATTTTGGGGGGAACAAAACTCTCTAAAGTCCCCCAAGGTTGGGGGATTTAGGGGGCTTTCCCAAAACCCGACGATTGGCAAGGCAGATATCTGGGTAGGATTCCGCCCCCCATGCCCCCCAATTTTGGGGGGAACAAAACTCTCTAAAGTCCCCCAAGGTTGGGGGATTTAGGGGGCTTTCCCAAAACCAGACGATCTAAATTTATACTTCAATGTCTTGATTGAGCGCCTTTCCAGTTTATCGGTGTTAGTTGGAGGGTGGTATTCCCCCTCCTTTTAACGTGACGGTATCACCGAATTCTGCAAGTAGCGACTGAGCTGAAACCTGTGGAATCCCTTGACAAGTGTTGATTCCGAGCACCCTGAGTTTAATTTGGTAAAACATACCTAAACAGATTTCCTGTATCTATAGGTTTCCTGAATCTATAGTTAATTGTGCTGTAATCAAAATCTAAAGAATACAGCAGCAATTTTCGATGTAGCTAAACAATTAGTTTGATTAGCTCGATGCACTAGAAGTTAGTATAAACCAACTAACCTCACCAGAATATTAACAATTGTTAAAAGTTATCCCAATTAGTGGCAGATCAGCTGAGTTGGAGATAAGCAGGACTTCCGCAGTAAATCTATAGAAAATCTATAGAAAATCGATAGGGCTACGGGCAGCCCTATAGTTCATTAATCGCATCAGCATAAGCCATTGCTGCTGTTTCCCACTTGGGCAAATTACTACTGATTTCAGCTAATTGTTTTTCTTTCAAACCACCCATTACCTTCTCGGCTGCCTCCCTAGGCTGATCAGGATCAACGGTAATGATGGCAGAACCCCCTGCTTCCAAACCGGCTTGATTCCCTTGAGAGACGACGACGAAGCGACCAAATGATGCGGCTTCGGCAATGGGTAGTCCAAATCCCTCCCGGTCAGATAAAAACACTACCGCTGTTGCCTCTCGATACCATTGAGCCAGAATGCGATCGCTTATGTGACCATGATACTGAACCCAAGGCAAGCTCTCAATTGACTTGAGGAACGCTTCACCGCTAGCTTGGGTGGAAGTATTCATCCCTCCCACTAAATGCAATTCCCAAGGTTCACCACTAAGCTCTCTAAGTTGAGTAGTTAATGCCACAGCTTCCGGTAAACGCTTAGCAGCTGGGTCGATCCGACCTACGGATAACAAGAATGGTCCAGTGGGAGCAGAAATCGAGACGGTCGGTAACTTAGCTAGGGATGAGTCTACTCCATTCGGAATAGTTTTCAGCTTCTGTTGAAGCCTTGGGTTAGGGCGAAAGTGTAGCAGGTCATTCCCGGTAGCTTTGCTGACCACGATAATCTGCTGGGCAAAACGAATCGAGGCATCCAGGTAAATTAGCGATCGCAAAGCCGTTTTTATGCGATCGCCATACTTATTAGCCGCTTTCCATTCATTGACATCATGAAGCACGGCAATAGTAGGTGGATGCCACGGCAGAACGATCGGGTTAGATAGCCAAACTAGAGCCTCTACTCCTGCTTGAGCACAATACCCACTAAAGCGAGTCGCCACCCAAGCATATCGCTTAGCTGGGGAGTAATCCAGCGGTGGTAGGATATTAACACTATCTGCCAACTCCTGTAGGCTAGGGGTATTCTCAAACGCATTCGGAGAAGCCAAGATTTTAACCTTAGTTCCTCGGCTGATCAGTTCCTCAACTAGAGGTGGTAGTAATCGATTGAGATACTGCCCAATGCCTAAGCGAGGACCAAGATAATGAGCAATTAAAGCAACAGACATAGTTTATAGCACCGGAAACAGGGAACAGGGAACAGGGAATAGGGAATAGGGAGTCGGGAGTCGGGAGTCGGGAGTCGGGAGTCGGGAGTCGGGAGTGGCGTAGGGTGCGTTAGGGACGGGGTCGCCCTAATTTTCCGCTCTACCGCCAGTGTTAGGATAGCCCGTCCCGTAACGCACCACCAGGTCAAGCAGCAAAAATTAGATGCACCCAGTAGGGAACAGGGAGTCGGTAACAAAAATTTTCACAATTAATTCATTTAGTTACCCTATGGATGTTAGCAGAATTCCCAACTTAGCTAGAATACCACTGAATAAACCCATAAAGTAACAAGCATTTATAAAACTTTCAACTCTCTACTCCCTACTCCCTACTCCCTACTCCCTACTCCCTACTCCCTACTCCCTACTTCCAACAATGAACAAAATAATTGCCTGGTATCGATGGGCGATGCAAACAGGGCAGCTACCATTTGCGATAATTTTAACCCTCACCATCTACCAACCCTTTGAAGACTTTTTTCTCAACTGGCTGCCCTTACCCTCACCGTTAATCGCCTTAATACGTTTTGTTCCCGAAATTATCCTTTACATCCTAATGGTAAGGGTAATTTACCTGCGGCTCTCCTCTGGTAAAGGTATACGAAAAACCCCCCTTGATATCCTAATTATTGCCTTTTTCATTGGTAGCATGATTTCCATTGTTGTTAACCATGCTGGCATTCCAGGTACCATTAAAAATTTACGCACTAATTTTCGGTATATTTCAGTTTACTATACTGTCGTTAATATTGACATTTCTATCGAACAGCTGGCTACCTTATTAAAAAGTATTAGAATAGCCAGTTTAATCCAGGCAGGTATAGCCTCAATCCAATACTTCTTACCCGCCAGTATCAGTCAGAAACTATTCACCAGGCAAG includes:
- a CDS encoding LamG-like jellyroll fold domain-containing protein, with the protein product MNNQSVFDNFIFDNFLKSYEDKTYKHPTLVRHKGTVIAFAMDDERRIYYTVLDLSDSDENKGPIDVEYWSKNPSPLYFSNEIAQVGYGLVGATRMPTVKKGTRTEDKPEKLNLDEIDDFLSTTARLTADAPFQVLSDDQYIYVFRQSIASSDPNIVYKLTRLEGGGSSGDSTRDNSEFVLSGGNKVPLVNNTLLLDRFVLAGAQLQPKMEVRYKRSRNKTQPANAKDSLGAKDIESKPFYEPTQELDFVRQLQGGRFQVLLLPTQIANIQRWQVFAYNSATSKIDSFNIERAGDGLFNTKGTIYYTSPNPEYQNAVFQRRSGVDSFTNEELVPILSAQGAAESALSFDGTDDYVDLGNPSELQITGSQTIEMWVKPLSLANRQSLFCKAYNGEGAITLEVDGKLSYYYGTGGNNPSEANINHDTFQGILSSFGLLRDEWSHIAIVRNFESRTLTWYIDGAFAGEEIITHSAATAGNENVFLAKGYADNFNGCIDEVRIWNRARSGYEINEDRHHRLVGREPGLVGYWRFDENTGTTVYDQTDSANNGTISGATWQKSDALIGNHPGVSRDSFSFTGRTIESGLTAVQYFQQEDAQIGNEQESKPMKTNARVMLAVATGGTDANGATTTNKYIAGLDFAVSREGKLTQVPDNLSLSWLNRTDLDGDSIETSFAAVGSLEAEVSQLKREIQTLNAEIEELRIIPERLQIISEDKEEFENQLQELQPLLETEAESVSFSSSSPSLLSLFDYQLINHSSYPVTVSISLSRQRFEDGIERLKTVISVLENQKVALTAQKAEFDSKTAELSQKQASLSTKQEQLERKKETLYGQVSLPMALLHTDSDGLTASGALLGFAHTGDTPQLFDSAMGKLALYFQGTNTQFFTAYYDTKTARAQKVIDTDGGKVRFLARSTGAESNAATITISDGNSDDTCEVTIANSETGITETWENVPRDPRMFSKVLNGQAKPLYLAQVAATSGTVSELTLVETTNRQLAAGAVLKIGDTTVTTSAEVSVNSSSIPVNSVSLDVEEETPVYLVLYDYASDYAVNTPDASANTSVTLSALSFDGSGDYIDCRVIDFARNNYTVEAWFKTSVSSTLDIFAATYYNHGILLEVRPQGTLRYLHRQPIGGSGGTSLFTTNTYTDGQWHHLAAVKSSTNMSLYVDGSLQVQESAPSDFTDSLEVVIGRLSKSNSARYFNGELDEVRIWNRDRTLEEIKADMNRRLSGKESGLLGYWHFEEGTARDYSGNGHDGTIYGNPQNVSSPPALINNSDLQQENLQQEKSSRQFLVYSEATAGTIPNGTVTSLGDAPSCRWVADAPGLALDFDGQSQYLAIGEDEIPQMDATANLTLEAWVKPKVVSTAARIIVYNDRSKNSQYTLGLLEQGSSALEFDGSNDYVDCGTQIQITEAITVEAWVNKISNQDGLILYTGGGWSDYGYNLFWYQGKIRVELQRSGEKVTLDNNSPSYDEWHHIAYTWDNTSNTIIVYIDGNRQPSTRTFTGPIGTPNQPLNIGRSQTRNNYFKGQIDDVRIWDYARSEEQIQANKDRRLTGNEPGLVGYWHFEGGTAQDYSGNGNDGTIHGSPTNVSSPLQEGYKVFAGVGDSYLKTKDVFPLDNWNHLAVSYNQSYALNFDGNDYLDCGKNRALNLCEDLTIETVVQVSDSNLRSILSKGQMGYGLEKESVPYALQVEAGQLTFSFEDSQGRIHKLESPANQIQTNTVHKIAVTRQKVTQTTDSGADPDAWGTGDVADIDAKTGDFTSSENQKIDKAMKADYVASKKRGKKLKQGLRDQDTATTSEQPTFITGQGTAQWLELKMYIDGLLVCSRVIEPPVSPEGNSQPLEIGRIGNSYFQGKIAEVKLWSRALEKGEIHRNLTGQEEGLVAWWQLEENEGNLANDFKGGNHAQIKGATWCKNPDVEASEFLLYSNGVVLGTESVASNDSMVFPMSSQFTLGAHKAGGGPSNYDQCFNGIMEEVRVWKVVRTQEQILDNVFTRLKGEKQDLIANYTFDEIFDNELKDSSLMGNHLILRAQAGKPTSVFSDAPISNDIPQVRSALAAIQTVFNAQIDSSPAVTEYGDMQYDSQQNLTGVFKRCYTYIKDGKWRLITGYKVGNLITEWVSQVQFDPQIIGYIEGAPPIPSENMTVGPVSLGDTDTYKQASTVELIEAEDVNYNFSSSKENGFDSSFEAAMSTGVELDLRTLLAPLGFGVSFKAKVQLKVSGSGKFQSSGGWTDESRITSGRTVTRNMRATAVGYWEDKNNLLNPRLGQRYVPNNQGFALVQSETADVFALRLAHNNALISYRFQPNPDIPKDWNIISFPINPRYTKQGTLDGKVGYQPDGSVQTDPDYPQATQYGEYSYFKPIETYALKRQIEREAAELTNYYQNYDASPLSNSILKDVMSTNAGLLASAAGAIPIGGIGLGAASTFGSLADALTKDQSLPEKFATRNIANTYVWTADGGFYAETTNTMDVRQESSSGSYSFNTNFTGGISLNVSAAGSFGFDLNGSTGGHLNMTQSKSAETSESFRVEVQVNPQNNLYKYEVPEDQKDWESTYVDYLLQYDTEGNPIKVPGKVDAYRFMTFYLEPKAENFEDFYGKVVDPIWIEQSNDPNAQALREAKQSEKKPACWRIMHRVTFVSRLLQDFNDNAASQLAKDARALNIESNWQLIKTLEPFVKNKTDNFVQFADAVRDALEEHLPELQPHSPEIIAYMAQYYGLAEDA
- a CDS encoding glycosyltransferase — protein: MSVALIAHYLGPRLGIGQYLNRLLPPLVEELISRGTKVKILASPNAFENTPSLQELADSVNILPPLDYSPAKRYAWVATRFSGYCAQAGVEALVWLSNPIVLPWHPPTIAVLHDVNEWKAANKYGDRIKTALRSLIYLDASIRFAQQIIVVSKATGNDLLHFRPNPRLQQKLKTIPNGVDSSLAKLPTVSISAPTGPFLLSVGRIDPAAKRLPEAVALTTQLRELSGEPWELHLVGGMNTSTQASGEAFLKSIESLPWVQYHGHISDRILAQWYREATAVVFLSDREGFGLPIAEAASFGRFVVVSQGNQAGLEAGGSAIITVDPDQPREAAEKVMGGLKEKQLAEISSNLPKWETAAMAYADAINEL